The following nucleotide sequence is from Candidatus Omnitrophota bacterium.
TTGTTTCCATCTCGGTGATCATTATGTCCGCGCTGCGGGGTGTGCTAAGAACCGTAAGGGGCAGGCCGATAAAATTGTTGAAACTTTTTTCAGCGGCGTTTACGCGGAAGCGTTTTTTTAATATATGGGCGAGCAGGTCTTTTGTGCTTGTTTTTCCGTTTGAGCCGCTGACTGCTATAACGCGCGGCTCTATTTTTGTCCTCCATAGCTCGGCTGTCTTCTTGAGAGCCGAAAGGCTGTCTTTAACGAGGATGACGCTTTTGCCGCTTTTGGCAAGAGGTGCTTTTTCAACGATTGCCGCCGGGCATTTTTTGAGCGCTTCCGCGGCGAAACGGTGTCCGTCCAGCCGCGAGCCTTTAAGTGCGAAGAAGATATCATATCTGCGCAGGCGGCGGGAGTCTATGGAAACACCTGTTATTTTGACGCTGTCTTTACCGCTGATAAGTTTTCCGCCGGTCGCTTCTATAATTTCTTTGATGCTGAGAGATATCATTTCGAATTATAGCACAAAGCCGTATAGGAAAAAAAGGGGATAGTTAAAGATCGTCCGGAAATTTACAATATGAGCATCGCGTCGCCGAAGGAGAAAAAGCGCCATCTGCGTTTTATGGCTTCCGCGTAACATTCCATGATATTTTTTCTTCCGGCAAAGGCGCTGACAAGGACGATGAGGCTGGATAGGGGAGTGTGGAAATTGGTGATGAGAGCTTTTACGATCTTGAATTTATAAGGAGGAGTGATATACATGCCCGTGAGGCCGGACCCGTGGCGGACCGTCATGACCCCGTTTTTTTTAACGGCGTTGCTTTCAAGTGTTCTCGTCACCGTTGTGCCGCAGGCAAACACACGGCGGTTTTCGGCTATCGCGCGGTTGACGGCAAGGGCTGTTTGTTCAGGTATGGTGAAGAATTCCTCGTCCATACGGTGCTCCTCGATCGTCTTTCCGCGCAGCGGCGTAAAAGTGCCGAATCCCGTGTGCAGTGTTATAAATTTTATCTCAACGCCCTTTCGGGAGAGAGCACCGAGTATTTCCTTTGTGAAGTGCAGTCCTGCCGTCGGGGCCGCGACAGCGCCGTCGTTCCTGGCGTAGACCGTCTGATAGCGCCGCGGATTTTGTCTGACTTCACGGATGTAGGGGGGAAAGGGTATTTTTCCATAGGAAGCGAGGATCTCTTTGACTTCGCCGTTGAATTTTACCAGAGCCCGGCCTTCAGTTTTTTCCGCGATCTCGCATTGAAGGGAATTTTTTATAATGAGTATTTCGCCGGGTTTTACCTTTTTCAGCGGCTTTATAAGGCATTCCCAGAGCTCAGGCCCCTGTTTTTTGGCCCGGCGCAAAACAAAAATCTCCACTTTAGCGCCTGTTTTTCTCATCGCCGAGAGTCTCGCGGGTATGACTTTCGTGTCGTTTAACACGAGAAGATCGCCTTTTTGGAAATATTTGATAATAGCGCTGAATTTTTCAAAGCGGCGTTTACCGCTTTTTCTGTCAAAAACAAGGAGACTGGAGCCCGCGCGCGTTTTTGCCGGTTTCTGGGCGATGAGCTCTTCAGGGAGCGCAAAATTAAAAAGAGATGATCTCAAGCCCGGACCCCCCGCGAAAAATTTAAAGTTAAAAGCATGAGATAAAATACAAAATAAGAAGGTCCCTGCGCAAATATAATAGGATACGGCAAGTCCTGCTGTGTTATTGTGTAAAGGGGTCATTTATACTAAAATATACAAATGTGGACGCACTGATTATGTATTATGATAACAAGATAAATTCGCTTAAGCAGATTTTCGGCACAGACGAAATATGTCTGAGAAAAGACGCGCTCGTGGTGCGCTCTAAAGTATATCCGATCATTGACGATGTTATCATATTGTCCGAGTGGGGAAAATACACGGAGAAAGTCAGGAAAATTCTCGGTGTGGCCTCTTCGGACGGCAGTTATCCGGGATTTTCTAAAGACGTTCAGGACACCTTCGGAAAGGAATGGGTTAAGTACAGCAAAATAATGCCGTCTCACAGAGAGGAATTCGCGCAATATTTTGATATTGTGGACCTTGAATCCCTCCGCGGCAGACGCGCCTGTGACCTGGGGTGCGGCATAGGCAGGTTCAGTTATTTTCTCAAAGATGTGTGCGGAGAGATAATGCTCGTTGATTTTTCAGATGCCGTATTCGAGGCCAGGCGAAACCTGGCGGGGCGGGAAAACTGCCTGTTTTTCATGGGCGATATCAGCGACCTGCCGTTTTGCGCTAATTACGCGGATTTTCTGTTTTGCCTTGGGGTGCTGCATCATCTGCCGACGGACGCGCTTGATGAAGTGAGAAAACTTAAAAAATATTCTCCGCGAATTCTGGTCTATCTCTATTACGCGCTGGATAACAAGCCGTTTTATTTCAAGTGGATCCTCGCCGGGGTGACTTTTTTAAGGCGCGGCCTTTCAAGAAGCCGGAGCGTTTTTTTGAGAACGCTGATCCCGCCGCTTGCCGCGCGCCTTGTGTATTTTCCGCTTGTTCTCGTCGGATCCGTGCTTGACCGTTTTAAAATGTCAGGCATGGTGCCTCTTTATGATTCTTACAGGGGCAAAGGCATAAAAAGGACAGAGCAGGATGTGTATGACAGATTTTTTACGCCCATAGAACAGCGTTTTGAGAGAAAAGATATAATGAAACTGAAAGACAGCTTTGACAGTGTCACGGTGTCGGATAAGGTGCCATACTGGCATTTTCTGTGCCAGGCGCGGGAATCGGCCGCCATGGCGGGGAGAGCTTAGAGTGGGTAAAAACGATATTAATGTAATTTCATCCGTCGGCTTGGCTGATTTTCTTCACAAAGCCCTGGTGCTGCTTACGTCCGCGCTGTGTTTTTCGGCGGCGGTGTTCTTTTACCTTAAAACTTATGATTCGGCGACGATCAAGATAACCATTGTTCAGGTGGGAGGATCTCTCCTCATAGGGTTGTTCCTTCTGAAAAAACTGGAGGACGGCCTGCGTTTTTCCATTGAGGAGCTTGCTTTTATCATACCCGTTGCCGCGTATATCCTGTGGGGATATTTTTCTTATGCCACGACGCCCTTTAAAACATGGGCTTCTTTTGACGAATTCTGGAGAAGGTGCATTTATACGGGCCTAGTCTTTATAGGTTTCTTTGAATTCAGAAAACTCAAAGATGTGAAATTCCTCACCTCCGTTCTGATGCTGACCTGTTTCGTCGTTTGTTTTTACAGCATTATGCAGAAGCTGGGCTACGACCCCTACGCATGGAAAGGGGCTTTCGGCACCCGGCATTTTTCCACCTTCGGTAATCCCAATTTTTTCGGGGCATGGTTGGTGGGCGCGGCGGCCCTGCCGCTGGGCATGTTTTTCAAAACCAGAAATCCCCTTTATGCCGGCCTTTATGGCATGGCCGCATACGGCGTGTGGATCAGCGTTACCAAGGGCAGTTTTATAGGTTTTGCCGTGATGACGGCCTCGTCGCTTATGCTGACGGCACTTTTTGCCGGGTTTATCAACAGAAAAAAAGTGTTAAGGATCTTAAAATTCGGCCTACCGCTTTTGTTAGCGCTTTTGCTGGGCCTTGTCTACATAGCGGGCAACCCTATTTCATATAGATTCAGGATTTTTACATGGATGTCAAGTATGGAAATGCTTAAAAAGCATCCCGTCGCCGGCACCGGCATAGGCAGTTTCAAGGAAGTGTACCCGATGTTCCGTCATCCCGAGATATTCTGGATTGAGGGCAAACATAACACCGAGACGGATCATGCGCACAACGACTTCCTGGAGATTTTTTATGAAGAGGGAATGATAGGGTTTGGGTTTTATCTGTTAATTTTGTTTATAACATTTTATTCAGCGATAGGAAAATTATCAAAACTTGAAAGAGTGCCGTCGCAATCGGCCAGCAAAGACCTTATTGACAGGACATTTCTTCTTATAGGCTGGATGTCGGGGGCGCTGGCGATGCTCGCCCAGGCGGCGGTGGATGTCCATATGAGATTTGTGTCATCGGGGCATTTGTTCTGGCTGATGATAGGGGTGATAGGGGCTCTGACTTTTCCCGAAAAGGATAAAAAGAAGTATATAATACCGCTGGGTGATCTTTCCAAGATAATCCTGCAGTTCGCCGTCATAGCCGTGACGCTTTATTCCATGCTCTTCTTCAGAAAATTTTTCATAGCCGATGTGAATCACAATATAGCGATAGCTTATTCGAAGCAGGGGGTGTGGGAAAGGGCGCTGCATCATTATGATAAAGTCATCACCCTCTGGCCGCGCTTCATAATGGCTCATTATTTTATGGGCAATGTCTATAATGACAGATGGGACACGACGCCCCGCTACCATCCGTTATGGGATAAAACAATGACTAATGGCGCCGCGCGGACCGACCCCCAGCGAACAATAGCGAAGTACGATGATGTGCTCGCCATAGCGCCCAATTATGTGCAGGTGCATTACCAGGAGGGTAACATATATCTTAAAATGGGCATGTATGAGAAGGCTGTTGAAAAATTCAATCAGGCGATGGATATAGACCCCATATTTGCATTATCGCCTTTCAGGAAAGGATATTGTCTCGTGCAGCTGGGAAGATACGCTGAAGCTGAGCAGGCTTTTGGAGAGGCGATAGCAAGGCAGAAAATAAAAAATATCGAATTCGTGGAAGCCTATCTGAACTTGGCGAATGTCCTTTATCTGTCTAAAAAATACGATGAAGCCGAGCTTAATTATAAAAAAGTTGTTGAAATAACCCGATCCAGGGAAGCGTACACTAGCCTGCTGAATTTTTATCAGGCCATCAATAAAAAATCGCTAGCCAAAGAAACATGCCTAAAGATTCTGGAAATAGATCCCCACGACAAAAGAGCCGCGGAAATACTGAAAGGGCTCTAAGCCCCGTACGCCGTGGCGTACTTTCAGCCGCGTTCTGGGTTTTTGCGGCGGCGATATTTTTCTCGCCGCTGATCTTCTTTACGGCCGTGACGCGTAACCCCTACATCATCCAGAACATCATTTTCCGCTCATTGACCGCGGTCGCCGTTTTGCTCCTGCTTTTTTCCAGAAAAGGTCACATAACTTTCGCGAAGACCTATCTGGACAAACCCCTTGCCGCCTACGGCATCCTCATCGCATTGTCGCTGGTTGCCGCGCTTATATATTATCCCCAGTGGAAAACGGCTTATTTTGTTTTCTGGGGTAAACGGATGATATTTTTCGTGTTTAACTGCCTGGCCGTTTTTTATATTTCTTTTCTTATGGCGAAAGACAGCTATTATAAAAAAATTTTAATTTACGCGCTCATCGCAACCGCTTCCATTTCCGCGTTCTACGCCATTCTGCAGTACACCGGCCATGAATTCATATGGCCGCAGAACCTCCACCATTACGGCTCGCGCAGCGTGTCAACTTTCGGGAATCCCACTTTTATCGCCAGCTTTGAGGTTGTGATTATCATACTCTGCCTGTGGGCTTTTACAGGGGCTTCCACCGCGCCCTCGGCAATCGTGTGGGCTGTTATATTCTCGCTGAATTTTTTCGCGCTCCTCATCACTCAGACAAGGAGTTCGTGGGCGGGCGCTATTGTGGCGCTCGTTATATATACTGTTTTCGCTCTGAAAAAAGGCCTGTGGAAAAAAATGGCCGCCGCCTTTGCCGTGCTTTTCCTGGTAGCATGGATTTTTCCGAAGTTAGCTTATAACCACGATCATCCCACGGTTTGGTCAAGGCTGACCGTTGAGACGCGCAATATTTCAAATTTGATGGAATCATCGGGCATGACCCAGCGGCTTTTGATCTGGGGGGCCTCTTGGAGGATGTTCAGGCAGTCGCCTGTGTTCGGCCACGGGTGGGGCAGTTTTGAAATCAGGTATCCTGTAGAACAGGGAAGAATGATCGCGGAAAAACCTGAATTCGGGGGCTTAAGGACTCACGCCAATAATTCGCATAGCGAAATTCTTGAACAGCTCTCTCAGCTGGGGATTGTGGGTTTTTTTATTTTTGCCGCCATTTGGCTCGTGTTTTTTTATCGGGCAGGCCGCGCCTATTTTGAAAGCGGCGGGCTGCTCGTCCTTGCCTGTGCTGCTGCTGCTGCGGGCTTCATGGCCGATAACATGCTGGGCGTCACATTGAATTTCCCCATGCCGGTTATGGCGTTTTGGGCAATTTGCGGGATTGCCGTGGCGGAAAGTTCGCGCGGTGAGTATATTGTTTCGCGAAAACTGAAGACTGCTTTGGCGCTTAAAATAATTTTATCGGCGCTGGTTATTTTCTTTATAAAAAAACAGGTGGATTATTTTAAAGGGGAGATGAAGTATTTCAACGGTTTCACCCGTTCGCGCATGGGCGATATAAAGCGCGCAGCTAAAGATTGCCTCAAATCCTGGCGTTATTATCACTGGAACACGGATAATAACTATGAGCTTGGTAATTGCTTTATGAGATTGGCAAAATATGACAGGGAGGAGTGGGCTACGGAGTGGAAGAAGGCGGGGGTGGAGCCGTGGGCGACGAGGATGGAGGCGGCGGTGTGGGCGTATAAAGAGGCATTAAAGGCTAACCCGGCATATGATGAGACATATTATAGTCTCGCCATAGCCTATCAGAGCATGGGTGAGGCGAACGAGGCCGAAAAAAATTACAGGGAAGCCGCCTCAATCAATCCTGTGTCCGCGGAATATTTTCTGGCGCTCGGAAATCATTTTCTGCGGGATGAAAAGACAAGAGATATAAAAAAAGCAGAGGAATTTTACAGCCGCGCTTTTGAGCTGAAGCCGGATTCTCCCGACATCGCGAATAATCTGGCCTATGTTTATATGCTTAAGGGCGACCTGCGCAAAAGTTATGAACTTTATAAAAAAGCCCTGGAAATCAATCCGGCTTATGATACGGCAAAAAGAAATTTAGAGAGTCTCCTGCCGCGCCTCGGAATTCCCGTGGAGAAGTGGCGGGATAAAGCCATAGCGGCGGTGAAGGCGGAGAATTTCGCCGGGGCCTTGTCTCTTTTCAGGAAAATAATAGATGCCAACCCGGGCGATGCGGGCGCCGCTTTTTATCTGGGGAATTGTCTCACATCGCTGAAACGTTTTGACGAGGCCGCCTCTGTTTATGAGAGGCTCGTGAAATTTCATCCCGGAGAAAAGAACTTCGCCACGAATCTCGCGAAAATCTATTACATGAGGGGCGACAGGAAAAAGGCCGTGAATTTTCTTGAAGAAATATCGCCCAATTTCCCGCGGGATAAGGATATAGATAGATTGCTCAATACATTTCGCGGTGTCGGGGGGAATTTTTGACCAATAGCGCCCACAGAAAGAAGGAAAGTTTTATGATTAAGACTTTCGGGTGCAAAACAAATCGCGCCGATTCGGAAAAAATAATTTCGGCGCTTCGCGGTGAGGGCTGGTCATTAGCGGGAGACGATATCTCTTTGTGTATTGTCAATTCCTGCTGTGTCACCGCCCGGAGCGAGAACAAGGCTCTCAAAACAGCGCAGGCGTTGAAAAAAAATCATCCGTCCGCCGAGGTTGTTCTATCGGGATGCGTGACAGATTCCCTGAAAGTGGCCGCGTTGGAATCATGCATAGGCATCAAACTGAAATATCCGCCGGTTTCCGCTTCAGCCCCGACGGAAGGCCGGCAGCGTTATTTTTTGAAGATACAGAATGGCTGCGATAATTTTTGCTCATACTGCATTGTGCCCGCATTAAGAGGCGCGCCTGCCAGCAGAAGCAGGGAAAATATTATGCGGGAATTAGAGTGCCTTGAAAACGCGGCGGCGTTTCCTTCTGAGCTTGTGCTCACGGGCACGAACATCAATTTGTACAAGGATCCCGGCGGGGGCCTTATGGATCTGATATATACCATAAGAAAAAGATATAAGGCCAGAATAAGGCTGGGTTCGCTGGAGCCGCCTTTTGAGGAAGGTTTTGTTAAGAAACTTTCCAGGGCCGCGAATATATGCCCTCATTTTCCCGTGCCGCTTCAAAGCGGCAGTAACAGTGTGCTGAAAAAAATGCGCAGAAAATACAGCGCTTCTGATTTTATGAAGACGCTGGATGAAATAAGAAAATATTTTGATAAAGCCGCTGTTACGACGGACATCATATACGGGTTTCCGGGCGAAAGCGATGATGATTTTAATGAAACACTGGATTTTGTTGCGCAAGCGCAATTCAGCAAGATCCATGTTTTTCCTTTTTCAGCGCGGCCCGGCACCCTCGCGGCCTTGTATCCGCCTTTGAAGCATTCTGTTATAAAAGAGAGAAAGGCGCGTCTTCTGGAAGCTGCGGCGAAATCATCCGAAGATTACCGCCGCAAATTTATCGGGCAGAGCCTTGAAGTTGTCGCTGAGACAAAGACAGGGGAATGGTTTTACGGCACCTCGGGCAATTATCTCAAGGTGAAATTTCCCGCGGGAAAGGCGCTGTCCGGAGATATAGTCAGGGTAGAGGTTGAAGGAACATTGGGCGGGTTTATGAACGGTGCCGCCGCGGAGACATTATGGACAGCAAACAGATAAAGCGGGATATAGAGGACAAGATCATGGAATGGCAGAAACAGCTGGATGAAAAAGACAGTAAGATAAACACTTTCATAGAGGAAAATGCTTTATTGAAAACTGAAATATCCCGGAAACTCATAATGAGCCCCGCTTTAAAAGAAAGGCTGATGGGCGATGTGGGGCGGCTTCTGGCAAACATGAAAAATGATTTGAGAAAAAGCGCCGTGAAAGAGAGAGATTTATCTTCCCGGCTGGAATCGGCACGGGCAAAAATAGATTCTCTTTCGGCCGAGATCGCCGCGCAGAATTCCATGATAGAAAAACTTAAGGCGGATATCGCGGTTGCATCCAAAAATGCCGATGCCGCCGCGCTCGTCTCCGGGGCGGAACACGAAAAAGAGAAGACGGAAGAGCTTAAAAGGCTGACGCTGGAATTTGAGAAAAAACTGCAGGAACAGGCCGCCGAAGCGTCCATGCAGATAGATGCGCTGATGAGGGAAATTTCGGAAAGGGAATAATGCCGGAATCAACTCAATATCGCAGGACGTCATTATCCGACAGCCGTCGATCACATCCCGCGCTATCCGTAGACGGCCGCTCACGTATGCGGTTTGTCCTCCAGAGGCCGACTTCGCAAGGCTCAGCTCCGGGCAGAGGGCGAAACTCCTCGCTCATATGGCCCGCCCGCCGCGGCGGACTTTCAGCGCCGGATAGCGTCTGATATGCTTGCCCGATATAAAATTTTCGCTGCCGATGGATCCGGGATTATGAGAATTTGGCTTTTGCGCGGATTATTTTTGTTCATGGCGGGCTTTTGCGCGCCGGCTCTTAGCGCTCCCGAGGCCGATCAGGATAAGATGATAGAAAAGGCGCTTATGGAATATCAGCGGGGCAATACGCCTAATGCACTGGATATGATATATAAAACGCTTGAAAAATACCCCAAAAATTCCCGCGCTATAGATCTTTACGGGCAGATCAAGAATGACGAGGCCCGGAGGCTTTGCCGTGCGGCTGAGATATATTTCAGAAACGGTGAGCTTGATATCGCGCGTAAGAAAATAGAAGAGAGCCGGGCTCTTTCGGTGGATGTTTTTCTCTCGTATATAGATGAGAAGGTCATAGAGGCCAAAAGTTTTCTCAGCTCTCAGGATCCTGTCCAGTGCGCCGAGTC
It contains:
- the queA gene encoding tRNA preQ1(34) S-adenosylmethionine ribosyltransferase-isomerase QueA, with the translated sequence MRSSLFNFALPEELIAQKPAKTRAGSSLLVFDRKSGKRRFEKFSAIIKYFQKGDLLVLNDTKVIPARLSAMRKTGAKVEIFVLRRAKKQGPELWECLIKPLKKVKPGEILIIKNSLQCEIAEKTEGRALVKFNGEVKEILASYGKIPFPPYIREVRQNPRRYQTVYARNDGAVAAPTAGLHFTKEILGALSRKGVEIKFITLHTGFGTFTPLRGKTIEEHRMDEEFFTIPEQTALAVNRAIAENRRVFACGTTVTRTLESNAVKKNGVMTVRHGSGLTGMYITPPYKFKIVKALITNFHTPLSSLIVLVSAFAGRKNIMECYAEAIKRRWRFFSFGDAMLIL
- a CDS encoding class I SAM-dependent methyltransferase translates to MYYDNKINSLKQIFGTDEICLRKDALVVRSKVYPIIDDVIILSEWGKYTEKVRKILGVASSDGSYPGFSKDVQDTFGKEWVKYSKIMPSHREEFAQYFDIVDLESLRGRRACDLGCGIGRFSYFLKDVCGEIMLVDFSDAVFEARRNLAGRENCLFFMGDISDLPFCANYADFLFCLGVLHHLPTDALDEVRKLKKYSPRILVYLYYALDNKPFYFKWILAGVTFLRRGLSRSRSVFLRTLIPPLAARLVYFPLVLVGSVLDRFKMSGMVPLYDSYRGKGIKRTEQDVYDRFFTPIEQRFERKDIMKLKDSFDSVTVSDKVPYWHFLCQARESAAMAGRA
- a CDS encoding tetratricopeptide repeat protein, with the protein product MGKNDINVISSVGLADFLHKALVLLTSALCFSAAVFFYLKTYDSATIKITIVQVGGSLLIGLFLLKKLEDGLRFSIEELAFIIPVAAYILWGYFSYATTPFKTWASFDEFWRRCIYTGLVFIGFFEFRKLKDVKFLTSVLMLTCFVVCFYSIMQKLGYDPYAWKGAFGTRHFSTFGNPNFFGAWLVGAAALPLGMFFKTRNPLYAGLYGMAAYGVWISVTKGSFIGFAVMTASSLMLTALFAGFINRKKVLRILKFGLPLLLALLLGLVYIAGNPISYRFRIFTWMSSMEMLKKHPVAGTGIGSFKEVYPMFRHPEIFWIEGKHNTETDHAHNDFLEIFYEEGMIGFGFYLLILFITFYSAIGKLSKLERVPSQSASKDLIDRTFLLIGWMSGALAMLAQAAVDVHMRFVSSGHLFWLMIGVIGALTFPEKDKKKYIIPLGDLSKIILQFAVIAVTLYSMLFFRKFFIADVNHNIAIAYSKQGVWERALHHYDKVITLWPRFIMAHYFMGNVYNDRWDTTPRYHPLWDKTMTNGAARTDPQRTIAKYDDVLAIAPNYVQVHYQEGNIYLKMGMYEKAVEKFNQAMDIDPIFALSPFRKGYCLVQLGRYAEAEQAFGEAIARQKIKNIEFVEAYLNLANVLYLSKKYDEAELNYKKVVEITRSREAYTSLLNFYQAINKKSLAKETCLKILEIDPHDKRAAEILKGL
- a CDS encoding tetratricopeptide repeat protein, whose amino-acid sequence is MPKDSGNRSPRQKSRGNTERALSPVRRGVLSAAFWVFAAAIFFSPLIFFTAVTRNPYIIQNIIFRSLTAVAVLLLLFSRKGHITFAKTYLDKPLAAYGILIALSLVAALIYYPQWKTAYFVFWGKRMIFFVFNCLAVFYISFLMAKDSYYKKILIYALIATASISAFYAILQYTGHEFIWPQNLHHYGSRSVSTFGNPTFIASFEVVIIILCLWAFTGASTAPSAIVWAVIFSLNFFALLITQTRSSWAGAIVALVIYTVFALKKGLWKKMAAAFAVLFLVAWIFPKLAYNHDHPTVWSRLTVETRNISNLMESSGMTQRLLIWGASWRMFRQSPVFGHGWGSFEIRYPVEQGRMIAEKPEFGGLRTHANNSHSEILEQLSQLGIVGFFIFAAIWLVFFYRAGRAYFESGGLLVLACAAAAAGFMADNMLGVTLNFPMPVMAFWAICGIAVAESSRGEYIVSRKLKTALALKIILSALVIFFIKKQVDYFKGEMKYFNGFTRSRMGDIKRAAKDCLKSWRYYHWNTDNNYELGNCFMRLAKYDREEWATEWKKAGVEPWATRMEAAVWAYKEALKANPAYDETYYSLAIAYQSMGEANEAEKNYREAASINPVSAEYFLALGNHFLRDEKTRDIKKAEEFYSRAFELKPDSPDIANNLAYVYMLKGDLRKSYELYKKALEINPAYDTAKRNLESLLPRLGIPVEKWRDKAIAAVKAENFAGALSLFRKIIDANPGDAGAAFYLGNCLTSLKRFDEAASVYERLVKFHPGEKNFATNLAKIYYMRGDRKKAVNFLEEISPNFPRDKDIDRLLNTFRGVGGNF
- a CDS encoding MiaB/RimO family radical SAM methylthiotransferase; translated protein: MIKTFGCKTNRADSEKIISALRGEGWSLAGDDISLCIVNSCCVTARSENKALKTAQALKKNHPSAEVVLSGCVTDSLKVAALESCIGIKLKYPPVSASAPTEGRQRYFLKIQNGCDNFCSYCIVPALRGAPASRSRENIMRELECLENAAAFPSELVLTGTNINLYKDPGGGLMDLIYTIRKRYKARIRLGSLEPPFEEGFVKKLSRAANICPHFPVPLQSGSNSVLKKMRRKYSASDFMKTLDEIRKYFDKAAVTTDIIYGFPGESDDDFNETLDFVAQAQFSKIHVFPFSARPGTLAALYPPLKHSVIKERKARLLEAAAKSSEDYRRKFIGQSLEVVAETKTGEWFYGTSGNYLKVKFPAGKALSGDIVRVEVEGTLGGFMNGAAAETLWTANR